A genomic window from Brevibacillus agri includes:
- a CDS encoding potassium-transporting ATPase subunit F, protein MAGLSLYLGHALLYPEKY, encoded by the coding sequence GTGGCTGGACTCTCCCTCTATTTGGGTCACGCATTGCTCTACCCGGAAAAGTATTAG
- a CDS encoding sugar phosphate isomerase/epimerase family protein codes for MLYVSSTLMWAYPVEAAILIARQYGFAGMEVWAEHVWFHQSHPREIQQAARRVGMKLTLHAASWDLNLCSLNSGIRKQSVEEIKRSLALAGEIGAKSVTIHPGRVTLTHKNREWHEAVLVEGLNELAQEAMRQGRVLSIEHIEPMPKELIVTPQDLNRLRAALDYPTAATFDIAHVPLTCSLPQFFRELEGVDKIHVSDATATKLHVPLGTGEIDLETIWPLLLAADKPLVVEGFDDARNLSQLKQNLLYLQQGNCVSFG; via the coding sequence ATGCTGTATGTTTCATCAACATTGATGTGGGCGTACCCGGTAGAGGCAGCGATCCTCATCGCCCGGCAATACGGCTTTGCCGGGATGGAAGTCTGGGCCGAGCACGTCTGGTTCCACCAAAGCCACCCGCGAGAAATCCAGCAGGCAGCCAGGCGTGTGGGCATGAAGCTGACCTTGCATGCGGCGAGCTGGGATTTGAACCTGTGCTCGCTGAACAGCGGCATTCGCAAGCAGTCTGTCGAGGAAATCAAGCGTTCTTTGGCGCTTGCGGGCGAGATCGGGGCGAAAAGCGTCACGATCCATCCGGGCCGTGTGACCTTGACGCACAAAAACCGGGAATGGCACGAGGCCGTTCTCGTCGAGGGCCTGAACGAGCTGGCGCAAGAGGCGATGAGACAGGGCCGCGTGCTCTCGATCGAGCATATCGAGCCGATGCCCAAGGAACTGATCGTGACGCCGCAAGACTTGAACAGGCTGCGCGCCGCGCTCGATTACCCGACGGCAGCCACCTTTGACATTGCGCACGTACCTCTGACCTGTTCCCTGCCGCAGTTTTTCCGGGAACTGGAGGGAGTCGATAAAATTCACGTGAGCGACGCGACGGCGACGAAGCTGCACGTGCCGCTCGGAACAGGGGAAATTGATCTGGAAACGATCTGGCCGTTGCTGCTTGCCGCAGACAAGCCTCTGGTCGTCGAAGGCTTCGACGATGCGCGGAATTTGTCCCAGCTCAAGCAAAACCTGCTGTATTTGCAGCAAGGAAACTGTGTCTCATTTGGATAG
- a CDS encoding ABC transporter substrate-binding protein, whose translation MKRVLLQKWTLSLFAAASVFGLAACGSQPSSSTPSQPAPQSAPTAATAAPAEPASAKVAGTLSFYTSQPDADAAALIDGFSKKYPDVKVELFRSGTEEVISRLQAEAQAGQVKADVLLVADAPTFASLKKQDLLLPYASPEAADIPAEWKDADGAYTGTKVMATVLAVNSSKVKTLPDSWKVLTSPEAAGKAIMPSPLYSGAAAYNVGVLTRQNDFGWDYIAGLKTNQMTVTKGNGAVLKSVAGGEKDYGMVVDYLVARAKKEGSPVELVYPNEGVPVITEPIGIMKATKNEAAAKAFVDYVLSEEGQKLASSLGYTPIRKGVEAPEGLRAQDQIKALSANIDELEAAREADKKKFGEMMGGN comes from the coding sequence ATGAAACGTGTTCTGTTGCAAAAATGGACTCTTTCCTTGTTCGCAGCCGCATCGGTCTTCGGACTTGCCGCTTGCGGTTCCCAGCCTTCTTCGTCGACACCGTCGCAGCCAGCGCCGCAATCGGCTCCAACGGCCGCAACTGCCGCGCCAGCGGAGCCTGCTTCGGCCAAAGTAGCGGGGACGCTGAGCTTTTACACGTCCCAGCCGGATGCCGACGCGGCTGCTTTGATCGACGGTTTTTCCAAAAAGTATCCTGACGTAAAAGTAGAGCTGTTCCGCTCGGGGACAGAGGAGGTCATCAGCCGCTTGCAGGCGGAGGCACAGGCGGGACAAGTCAAGGCGGACGTGCTATTGGTCGCGGATGCGCCGACCTTTGCCAGCCTGAAAAAACAAGATTTGCTCCTGCCATACGCATCGCCTGAGGCGGCGGACATTCCGGCAGAGTGGAAGGACGCGGACGGCGCGTACACCGGAACAAAAGTGATGGCGACTGTGCTCGCGGTCAACAGCAGCAAAGTCAAGACGCTCCCGGATAGCTGGAAGGTGCTGACCAGCCCGGAGGCGGCAGGCAAAGCGATCATGCCAAGCCCGCTCTACTCGGGAGCGGCGGCGTACAACGTAGGCGTACTGACGCGGCAAAACGATTTTGGCTGGGACTACATTGCCGGGCTGAAGACAAACCAGATGACCGTCACAAAAGGGAACGGCGCCGTGCTCAAAAGCGTAGCGGGCGGCGAAAAAGACTACGGCATGGTCGTCGATTACCTTGTGGCTCGCGCGAAAAAAGAAGGCTCGCCAGTCGAACTGGTGTACCCGAACGAGGGCGTGCCTGTCATCACCGAGCCGATTGGCATCATGAAGGCGACGAAAAACGAGGCTGCGGCAAAAGCGTTCGTCGATTACGTCCTCTCGGAAGAAGGACAAAAGCTCGCCAGCAGCCTTGGCTACACGCCGATCCGCAAAGGCGTCGAGGCACCGGAAGGCTTGCGCGCGCAAGACCAGATCAAGGCGCTTTCTGCGAATATTGACGAGCTGGAAGCAGCGAGAGAAGCGGACAAAAAGAAATTTGGAGAGATGATGGGTGGCAACTAA
- the surE gene encoding 5'/3'-nucleotidase SurE gives MNILVTNDDGIFASGVLCLAQALQPFGNVSIVCPDQERSAISHAITLKSPVKANKVNFFDTSLEAWAVNGTPADCVKMAVEVILKDKPDVIVSGINRGPNLGRDVFYSGTISAAIEGAMYQIPSIAVSLATLKPSPNFSIVEPLAYDVFETLLRHKLSPEAVLNINLPYLSKEMVKGVAVTPLAMDVLRYQYVGLNDPQGYLCYWLSDHLSELHFEDEESDYYKLRDGFITITPLQLNMTNTAMKAKIGKWFQTAKQSS, from the coding sequence TTGAATATTCTTGTAACGAATGACGATGGCATTTTTGCAAGCGGCGTGCTGTGCCTGGCGCAAGCCTTGCAGCCGTTCGGCAACGTCTCCATCGTCTGCCCGGACCAGGAGCGCAGCGCGATCAGCCATGCGATCACGTTGAAATCCCCTGTAAAAGCGAACAAAGTGAACTTTTTCGATACGTCGCTCGAAGCCTGGGCGGTCAACGGCACTCCGGCTGACTGCGTGAAAATGGCAGTCGAGGTGATTCTCAAGGACAAGCCGGACGTGATCGTATCCGGAATCAACCGCGGCCCGAACCTGGGACGGGATGTGTTTTACTCCGGCACGATCTCGGCGGCGATTGAAGGAGCGATGTATCAGATTCCTTCCATTGCCGTGTCGCTCGCCACGCTCAAGCCAAGCCCGAACTTTTCCATCGTCGAGCCGCTTGCCTACGACGTGTTTGAGACGCTGCTGCGGCACAAGCTCAGCCCGGAAGCGGTACTGAACATCAATTTGCCGTATTTGTCCAAGGAGATGGTAAAAGGCGTGGCCGTCACGCCGCTCGCGATGGACGTGCTGCGCTACCAGTACGTCGGGTTGAACGACCCGCAAGGCTACTTGTGCTACTGGCTGTCCGACCATTTGAGCGAGTTGCACTTCGAGGACGAGGAATCGGATTACTACAAGCTGCGTGACGGATTTATCACGATTACACCGCTGCAATTGAACATGACGAACACCGCCATGAAGGCCAAGATCGGAAAATGGTTTCAAACCGCGAAGCAAAGCTCTTAA
- a CDS encoding copper ion binding protein: MKNVTLNVEGMSCNHCVNAVEKTLKELGAEGKVNLAAKTVEVSYNESTLTLEAIKEAIEEQGYDVV; encoded by the coding sequence ATGAAAAACGTCACATTGAACGTAGAAGGCATGTCTTGCAACCATTGCGTAAACGCTGTGGAAAAAACGTTGAAGGAGCTTGGCGCAGAGGGAAAAGTCAACCTCGCAGCCAAAACAGTCGAGGTTTCTTATAACGAAAGCACTCTGACGCTGGAAGCGATCAAGGAAGCTATCGAAGAGCAAGGATACGACGTCGTTTAA
- a CDS encoding DUF2294 domain-containing protein has translation MAISIKKKLEAEISEAFIKFQRDLIGRGPQEAKTYIVSDMVIARFKGVLTVEEKHLSSHEKGRRIVKEMREILREMYSEESEQIVEKLTGCKVLSSHSDISTKMGERIEVYVLDKDLEKQLGS, from the coding sequence TTGGCCATCTCGATCAAAAAGAAGCTGGAGGCCGAAATCAGCGAAGCCTTTATCAAATTTCAACGCGACCTGATCGGACGGGGGCCGCAGGAGGCCAAGACATATATCGTCTCTGACATGGTGATCGCTCGCTTCAAAGGCGTCCTCACCGTCGAGGAAAAGCATCTGTCCAGCCACGAAAAAGGCAGGCGGATCGTCAAGGAAATGCGCGAGATTTTGCGCGAAATGTACAGCGAGGAATCGGAACAAATCGTCGAGAAGCTGACCGGGTGCAAAGTGCTGTCCAGCCACAGCGACATCAGCACGAAGATGGGCGAGCGGATCGAGGTTTACGTCCTGGATAAAGATTTGGAAAAACAGCTTGGCTCGTAA
- a CDS encoding ABC transporter ATP-binding protein, with amino-acid sequence MNSARVVGVSKKFGGVTALHQLDLQIGQGEFVALLGPSGCGKTTLLRLLAGFESPTSGEIWINNECVADASKRKPPEERRIGMVFQSFALWPHLTVYENVAFPLQHQQQVPEAFRQNPKARVAQMLEMVGLGGMEERFPSQLSGGQKQRVALARAIVFNPTLLLMDEPLSSLDAELRMQMRKEIQFIHRELGTSIVYVTHDQSEALAMADQIVVMKSGRVEQAGTPHDIYYAPESPFVAKFVGRANFLKGSWAAPGTFLLEKHGAPALPITVSRDFSAFYAQQVLPVRPDQLKLSAWQPGADGIVGKVVHVQFQGRELIYSIRVGEEEWEVVTDISERFAYDEPVQVEVCL; translated from the coding sequence ATGAACAGTGCGCGTGTAGTAGGGGTATCGAAAAAATTCGGCGGTGTGACGGCGCTGCACCAGCTCGATTTACAGATCGGCCAAGGCGAATTTGTCGCCCTGCTCGGGCCGAGCGGCTGCGGCAAAACGACGCTCTTGCGGCTGTTGGCCGGGTTTGAATCGCCGACGAGCGGTGAAATCTGGATCAACAACGAGTGTGTAGCCGATGCCAGCAAGCGCAAGCCGCCAGAGGAGCGGCGGATCGGCATGGTGTTTCAGTCGTTCGCGCTCTGGCCGCATTTGACGGTGTACGAAAACGTGGCGTTTCCTTTGCAGCATCAACAGCAGGTGCCGGAGGCGTTCAGGCAAAACCCGAAGGCGCGCGTAGCGCAGATGCTGGAGATGGTCGGGCTGGGGGGAATGGAGGAGCGCTTTCCGAGCCAGCTTTCCGGCGGGCAAAAGCAGCGTGTCGCCCTGGCGCGGGCCATCGTGTTTAACCCGACGCTTTTGCTGATGGACGAGCCGCTGAGTAGCCTCGACGCAGAGCTGCGCATGCAGATGCGCAAAGAAATCCAGTTCATCCACCGCGAGCTGGGAACGTCGATTGTTTACGTGACGCACGATCAGTCAGAGGCGCTGGCAATGGCGGATCAGATCGTCGTGATGAAGAGCGGCAGAGTCGAACAGGCGGGCACGCCGCACGATATTTACTACGCGCCCGAGTCGCCGTTTGTCGCCAAGTTTGTCGGCAGGGCCAACTTTTTAAAAGGAAGCTGGGCCGCTCCGGGCACGTTTTTGCTGGAAAAGCACGGGGCGCCAGCGCTGCCGATCACCGTTTCCCGCGACTTCTCCGCTTTTTATGCCCAGCAAGTATTGCCTGTGCGCCCAGACCAGCTCAAGCTCTCCGCCTGGCAGCCAGGCGCGGACGGGATTGTCGGGAAGGTCGTTCACGTTCAGTTTCAGGGGCGCGAGCTGATTTATTCGATCCGCGTCGGGGAGGAAGAATGGGAGGTCGTCACCGATATCAGCGAGCGTTTTGCGTATGACGAGCCGGTGCAGGTTGAGGTGTGCTTGTAA
- a CDS encoding PHP domain-containing protein encodes MMDLHMHTTASDGKLAPADLLVWAKQRGVTHLAITDHDTVDGYLLAREDAARLGLALLPGIEWNTDGPEDELHILGYGFDMADPRLLHVMDRRQRERIEWIAEMIERCNRLGVAITMEECAARAKGGVMVRTHVAEAIAERGYSPTPQAAFETYLRKGCAAYVPRPSFSAREAIELTHEVGGIAVLAHPGIYSFEVKLEALLAYGLDGIEVYYPKHSAAQTAFWERQAKANHLICSGGSDFHGHQSRNPYPVGSVPIPAEVKEWWKCCMFHQH; translated from the coding sequence ATGATGGACTTGCACATGCACACCACCGCTTCTGACGGGAAGCTCGCTCCCGCAGACCTGCTCGTCTGGGCCAAGCAGCGGGGCGTGACTCATCTAGCCATTACAGACCATGATACCGTCGATGGATATCTGCTGGCTCGCGAAGACGCCGCACGGCTCGGCCTGGCGCTCCTGCCGGGAATCGAGTGGAATACGGACGGCCCGGAAGACGAGCTGCACATTTTGGGCTACGGCTTCGACATGGCCGACCCGCGGCTTTTGCACGTCATGGACAGGCGGCAGCGGGAGCGGATCGAGTGGATCGCCGAGATGATCGAGCGCTGTAACCGCTTGGGCGTGGCGATCACCATGGAAGAATGTGCAGCGCGGGCAAAAGGCGGCGTGATGGTGCGCACGCACGTGGCAGAAGCAATCGCCGAGCGCGGCTACAGTCCCACGCCGCAGGCTGCGTTCGAGACGTATTTGCGCAAAGGGTGCGCGGCGTACGTGCCCCGGCCTTCTTTTTCCGCACGCGAAGCGATCGAACTTACGCACGAGGTAGGCGGGATTGCGGTCTTGGCTCATCCGGGTATCTACTCCTTTGAAGTGAAGCTGGAGGCGCTGCTCGCCTATGGCCTCGACGGCATCGAGGTGTATTATCCGAAACATTCGGCGGCGCAGACGGCATTTTGGGAGCGGCAGGCCAAAGCGAATCACCTGATCTGCTCGGGAGGCAGCGACTTTCACGGGCACCAGTCGCGCAACCCGTATCCGGTCGGCAGCGTGCCCATCCCGGCTGAAGTAAAGGAGTGGTGGAAATGCTGTATGTTTCATCAACATTGA
- a CDS encoding ABC transporter permease, with protein MATNWQTAVSERQMGERRKFAASLSLDKAATWIVLVPVAFFFVYPLWKLIALSVQTEAGLGLRYFAEVLANARTWEAVGHTITAAGLSTLISIGLGVSLAWLCAYTDIRGKAAIHALALLPLLIPSYVMTLAWTQLAGPQGVLNRAASWLAGGPVELWNVYGLDGIVVVMGLTHYPLVYMLTLSVLYRIPKELEWAAHSSGASARTVFARVTLPLALPGIAGGGLLAFISGLDNFGIPAFLGIPENIAVLSTLIYEEVIGFGPSAFARAAVLSVLLGVIALAGTGLQWGLLRKSRVDQTSAEDKSIRRSLGKHRLAVEIAVGGFLLVTSVLPLLSMAANAFVKAYGLPFVPENLTWKHFAFVLFDHAGTRGAIGNSLMLASMAGVLCVVAGTLFAYWRIHKPSAAGKAMEGAVALPYALPGMVLGLAMILTWIEPIPGWQPGVYGTVWLILIAYVTRFLILQVKSSTVSIMQVGKEVEEAARINGGRFWTRWRRILLPLYAPGMATGLFLVFLTAFTELTISSLLWTSGSETIGVVIFSFEQAGSTTYSTALSTVIVVAILLALSAGSLWKRYWQRRIER; from the coding sequence GTGGCAACTAACTGGCAGACGGCGGTGAGCGAGAGGCAGATGGGGGAGCGGCGCAAATTCGCCGCCTCCCTGTCGTTGGACAAGGCGGCTACGTGGATCGTGCTGGTGCCGGTCGCCTTCTTTTTTGTCTATCCGTTGTGGAAGCTGATTGCGCTGAGTGTACAAACAGAAGCAGGGCTGGGGCTGCGGTATTTTGCAGAAGTGCTCGCCAATGCCCGGACGTGGGAGGCGGTCGGACATACGATTACGGCGGCTGGCCTCTCCACGCTCATCTCCATTGGGCTGGGCGTGTCGCTGGCCTGGCTGTGCGCCTATACGGACATACGCGGGAAGGCCGCTATTCACGCCCTCGCTCTGTTGCCGCTGCTCATTCCCTCCTACGTGATGACGTTGGCCTGGACGCAGTTGGCAGGGCCGCAGGGCGTGCTGAACCGGGCAGCGAGCTGGCTTGCGGGAGGGCCAGTCGAGTTGTGGAACGTCTACGGGCTTGACGGCATCGTCGTCGTGATGGGGCTGACTCACTATCCGCTGGTGTACATGCTGACGCTGTCCGTGCTGTACCGGATTCCAAAGGAGCTGGAATGGGCGGCGCATTCCTCTGGCGCGAGTGCGCGAACGGTATTTGCCCGGGTGACGCTGCCGCTCGCCTTGCCGGGCATCGCCGGGGGAGGGCTTTTGGCCTTTATCTCCGGGCTGGACAACTTCGGCATTCCGGCATTTTTGGGCATCCCGGAAAACATCGCGGTGCTCAGCACGCTCATTTACGAAGAAGTCATCGGATTTGGGCCGAGCGCTTTTGCGCGGGCGGCTGTCCTGTCTGTCCTGCTCGGCGTAATCGCGCTTGCGGGGACAGGGCTACAGTGGGGGTTGCTGCGAAAAAGCCGCGTCGACCAGACCAGTGCCGAGGACAAGTCGATCCGGCGTTCGCTGGGCAAACATCGGTTGGCAGTGGAGATTGCCGTCGGCGGCTTTTTGCTCGTGACGAGCGTGCTGCCGCTGTTGTCCATGGCGGCAAACGCCTTCGTCAAAGCGTACGGCTTGCCGTTTGTCCCGGAAAATTTGACCTGGAAGCATTTTGCCTTCGTGCTGTTCGACCACGCGGGCACGCGGGGGGCGATCGGCAACAGCCTGATGCTCGCCAGCATGGCAGGTGTCTTGTGCGTTGTGGCCGGTACGCTGTTCGCCTATTGGCGCATCCATAAACCGTCTGCGGCGGGCAAAGCGATGGAAGGCGCCGTGGCGCTGCCGTATGCGTTGCCGGGCATGGTGCTGGGGCTGGCGATGATTTTGACCTGGATCGAGCCGATTCCCGGTTGGCAGCCAGGGGTGTACGGAACCGTCTGGCTCATACTGATCGCTTATGTGACGCGCTTTCTCATTCTGCAGGTGAAAAGCAGCACCGTCTCGATCATGCAGGTAGGCAAGGAAGTGGAGGAAGCGGCGCGCATCAACGGCGGGCGTTTCTGGACGAGGTGGCGGCGAATTTTGCTGCCGCTCTATGCGCCGGGGATGGCGACTGGTTTGTTTTTGGTCTTTCTCACCGCCTTTACGGAACTGACGATATCGTCGCTCTTGTGGACGTCCGGTTCGGAAACGATCGGCGTCGTCATTTTCAGCTTTGAGCAGGCGGGCTCCACTACCTACAGCACGGCCCTCTCTACCGTGATTGTAGTGGCTATTCTGCTGGCGCTTTCGGCGGGCAGCCTGTGGAAACGATACTGGCAACGGAGGATCGAACGATGA
- the kdpA gene encoding potassium-transporting ATPase subunit KdpA: MDFIQISLVLAVLLVLAVPTGRYLARAFSLEETRLDRLFGGVEKGIYRLSGIRAADMTWKQYAGAVLVSNLAMGAIAYVLLRLQGVLPGNPGGVAAMDPLLSFNTAVSFLTNTNLQHYSGESGLSYLSQMTVIMYLMFTTPATGIAVVMAFMRGLTGQRSIGNFYVDLVRAHTRLLLPLAVVVTLLLVAQGVPQTLEPTATATTLSGAEQQIARGPVASLVAIKHLGTNGGGFFGVNSAHPFENPTPLTNVMEILAMFLIPAALPFTFGFLTKNRKQGWMIFGAMGLMFLAFLTLAYTSEANGNPALERAGLSQAMGSMEGKEVRFGIAQSALYTAVTTAATTGAVNNMHDTLTPLGGLVPLGEMMLNCVFGGDGVGTVNILMYAILAVFIAGLMVGRTPEFLGRKIEGQEMKLIAIAILVHPLIVLAPTAVALATDMGTAGISNPGFHGVSQVLYEFASSAANNGSGLEGLGDNTPFWNLSTALVMLVGRYVTIIVMLAVAGSLLAKTPVPETMGTLRTDNSVFLLMLLATVVIVGALTFLPVLALGPVAEWLTIR, translated from the coding sequence GTGGACTTTATACAAATCTCGCTCGTTTTGGCGGTGCTGCTCGTACTGGCTGTTCCGACGGGGCGCTATCTGGCGCGAGCCTTTTCGCTGGAAGAGACTCGATTGGACCGTCTGTTTGGCGGGGTGGAAAAAGGGATTTACAGGCTGTCGGGGATTCGCGCCGCAGACATGACCTGGAAACAGTACGCGGGAGCGGTTTTGGTCAGCAATCTCGCGATGGGTGCCATTGCCTATGTGCTTTTGCGGCTGCAAGGGGTGCTGCCGGGCAATCCGGGCGGGGTAGCGGCTATGGACCCGTTGCTTTCGTTCAATACGGCTGTCAGCTTTTTGACCAATACCAATCTGCAGCACTACAGCGGGGAAAGCGGTCTGTCCTACCTGTCGCAGATGACGGTGATTATGTACCTGATGTTTACGACTCCAGCCACGGGGATTGCCGTCGTCATGGCGTTCATGCGCGGGCTGACCGGGCAGCGCAGCATCGGCAACTTTTACGTGGACCTCGTGCGGGCGCATACGCGGCTGTTGCTTCCGCTGGCGGTGGTGGTGACGCTGCTCCTGGTGGCGCAAGGCGTGCCGCAGACGCTGGAACCGACGGCGACAGCGACGACACTGAGCGGCGCCGAGCAGCAAATCGCGCGCGGCCCGGTCGCTTCGTTGGTAGCGATCAAGCATCTGGGCACGAACGGCGGCGGGTTCTTCGGGGTCAACTCCGCGCATCCGTTTGAAAATCCGACGCCGTTGACAAACGTGATGGAAATTCTCGCGATGTTCCTGATTCCGGCGGCCTTGCCGTTTACGTTTGGCTTCCTGACGAAAAACCGCAAGCAGGGCTGGATGATCTTCGGGGCAATGGGCCTGATGTTTCTGGCATTTTTGACGCTCGCCTACACAAGCGAGGCCAACGGCAACCCGGCGCTGGAGCGGGCTGGCTTGTCGCAGGCGATGGGCAGCATGGAAGGAAAAGAAGTGCGCTTCGGCATCGCACAAAGCGCCCTGTATACAGCGGTGACGACGGCAGCCACGACAGGGGCGGTCAACAACATGCACGATACATTGACTCCGCTGGGCGGCCTCGTGCCGCTTGGGGAAATGATGCTGAACTGCGTGTTCGGCGGAGATGGCGTCGGGACGGTCAACATCTTGATGTACGCGATTTTGGCTGTGTTTATCGCAGGCTTGATGGTCGGCCGCACACCGGAATTTCTCGGGCGAAAAATCGAAGGCCAAGAGATGAAGCTGATCGCGATTGCGATTCTCGTTCATCCGTTGATTGTTTTGGCGCCGACGGCAGTTGCGCTCGCGACAGACATGGGCACAGCAGGCATCTCCAATCCCGGCTTCCACGGCGTATCTCAGGTGCTGTACGAGTTTGCCTCTTCGGCAGCCAACAACGGCTCGGGCTTAGAGGGATTGGGCGACAACACTCCATTCTGGAACCTCTCTACTGCCCTGGTCATGCTGGTTGGCCGCTACGTCACCATCATTGTGATGCTGGCGGTAGCGGGTTCCCTGCTCGCGAAAACGCCTGTGCCCGAGACGATGGGAACGTTGCGCACGGACAACAGCGTCTTTCTGCTGATGTTGCTGGCGACGGTTGTGATCGTGGGGGCGTTGACGTTTTTGCCCGTGCTCGCTCTCGGTCCGGTTGCCGAGTGGCTGACCATCCGCTAA